The genomic interval CCAGGCATCCGTCATTTTGATACGTTGACGACGGTCAAGCACTACCAATAGCGGCTGTGGTATATTGTCTAAATTTACCCCTAATTGCTGACTACGAATATTTAGCGCAGGATGGTCTTGCAGGATGGTTTCGCTACCCGTAATAATCGCCCCTGCCTGCGCTCGTAAACGCTGTACATCCTCGCGTGATTGGTCGCTGGTTATCCATTTTGACTCACCATTTGCCATCGCGGTGCGTCCATCCAGACTTGTCGCTATCTTTAAGCGCACAAAAGGCAAGCCGCCACGCATTACTTTAAAAAACCCTTCGTTTAATTGATAAGCCGCTTGCTCACAAATGCCAGTAATGACTTCGATACCCGCCTGCTGCAGTTTGGCAATACCGACACCATCGACTTTAGGATTAGGATCGACAACAGCAATCACAACGCGGCTGATACCCGCTTTGATTAGCGCATCAGCACAGGGCGGGGTACGTCCATGATGGCTACAAGGCTCAAGCGTGACATATGCTGTTGCGCCTTGCAATTGTTTGGCATCACGCTCATACGCTTGTCGAAGGGCAAACACTTCGGCGTGGGGTTGTCCTGCTTGATAGTGAAAACCTTCGCCAATGATTTGATTATCTTTGACAATGACGCAGCCGACATTAGGATTGGGACGCGTGGTAAAACGTCCTTTTTTAGCCAGCTCAATGGCGCGTGACATGTAGTATTGGTGCTGATAGCGCTCAGCAGGGGATAAAGTTGCCGTCATAATAAACTTAGGATTGTAGATGTTTTAGCTTGTGTGGGTGAGTCAAATCTTCGATACGTTGATTAATTTCTTGTTTATTGGCATCAGTGGTGAGGTTTGACACCATGTGTTTGAAGGCTTCAATATCTTGAAAATCACGATACACGCTAGCAAATCGAACATAGGCAACATCGTCAATTTGGCTCAACTCTTTCATGACGATTTCACCTAAAATTTTACTTGGCACCTCACGCTCACCGAGCTGCCTGAGCTGTTTTTCAATACGACTAATCATGGCTTCAATGTTGTCGGTCGATATTGGACGTTTTTGTAATGGTAGCTGCACTGAGCGACGCAGTTTTTGTCCATCATACGGCTCGATACGACCATTGGATTTGATGATACGGGGCATGACCGCTTCGATAATTTCAAAGGTAGTAAATCGCTCTTGGCACGCGGTACACTGACGACGACGGCGTACCTGCGCGCCTTCTGCCGCGAGTCTTGAATCAATGACTTTGGTATCTTCAGCATTACAAAATGGACAGTGCATGCGATTTCCTAGCTAAGTTTAAACCTTTTAATTTATTTGCCAATACAAAAACTGCCAAAAATCTTACCCAATAAATCATCGGCGGTAAATTCACCGGTGATTTCATTGAGGCTAATCTGTGCTTGGCGTAGGCTTTCTGCCACCAATTCACCGGCATGAAACAAATGCAATTGCTCATCGGCTTCTCGTAGCGCCATTTGGGTACGGCGCAGCGCATCAAGATGGCGGGTTCGTGCAATTAAGCTATTTTCAGGGGGATGAAAACCGACTTTATCACAGATTTGATTGACCAATTCTTCAAGCCCTGTACCATATTTACAAGACACATAGACGGGGTGATAAATCTGCGCTTGTGATGAAAGTTGCTTGGGCAAATTTTGATGATTGTCGGATAAATCAATTTTGTTGGCAATCATTAATATCGAATTGGCATTGGGTAGGCTACCAAATAATTCGC from Moraxella osloensis carries:
- the ribD gene encoding bifunctional diaminohydroxyphosphoribosylaminopyrimidine deaminase/5-amino-6-(5-phosphoribosylamino)uracil reductase RibD; this translates as MTATLSPAERYQHQYYMSRAIELAKKGRFTTRPNPNVGCVIVKDNQIIGEGFHYQAGQPHAEVFALRQAYERDAKQLQGATAYVTLEPCSHHGRTPPCADALIKAGISRVVIAVVDPNPKVDGVGIAKLQQAGIEVITGICEQAAYQLNEGFFKVMRGGLPFVRLKIATSLDGRTAMANGESKWITSDQSREDVQRLRAQAGAIITGSETILQDHPALNIRSQQLGVNLDNIPQPLLVVLDRRQRIKMTDAWYQSQINKRPILLIQDATMSLTQLLTSLKDNYQINDGLVEAGATVAASFLQQGLVDELIVYQAPCILGNDAKPMINFTAQHMHQQIIATLVSHETIGNDIKLTYRFDK
- the nrdR gene encoding transcriptional regulator NrdR; the encoded protein is MHCPFCNAEDTKVIDSRLAAEGAQVRRRRQCTACQERFTTFEIIEAVMPRIIKSNGRIEPYDGQKLRRSVQLPLQKRPISTDNIEAMISRIEKQLRQLGEREVPSKILGEIVMKELSQIDDVAYVRFASVYRDFQDIEAFKHMVSNLTTDANKQEINQRIEDLTHPHKLKHLQS